A stretch of DNA from Lawsonibacter asaccharolyticus:
ATTCTCTTTGCCGACGAGCCCACCACCGCCCTGGACGTGACGATGCAGGCGCAGATCTTGGATCTGATGAACCACCTGAAGGAGAAGCGAGGGACCTCCATACTGCTCATTACCCATGATTTGGGCGTAGTGGCCAAGATGGCCGACCGGATCGCCGTGATGTATGCGGGCAAGATCGTGGAGTACGGCGACGCGCGGCAGGTATTTTACCGCCCCAGCCACCCCTATACCTGGGGGCTTCTGGGGGCCATGCCCAACCTGATCCAGGACGTGAAGAGTGAGCTGTACGCCATTCCCGGCACGCCGCCCGATCTGTATGCCCCGCCCAAGGGGTGCGCCTTTGCGGCCCGGTGTCCCTACGCCATGGAGGCGTGCTTGAAGGAAGATCCCCCGGAATTTGCCTGCGGTCAGGGCCACGGCTCCCGCTGCTGGCTGCTGGACCCAAGGGCACCCGATGTAACGCCGCCGGAGGGCATTCCGCCCCTGCCGAAAGGAGGCAGTGATCATGTCTGATGCAATTCTCCAGGTTTCCAACTTGGAAAAACACTTCCGTGTAGGCCGGGGCAAGATCCTGCGGGCGGTGGACAATGTATCCTTTGCCATCCAGCGGGGCAAGACCCTGGGACTGGTGGGCGAGTCCGGCTGCGGCAAGACCACCGTGGGCCGCACCCTGCTGCGTATCTATGAGCCGGACGGGGGCACCATCGTGTTTGACGGCCAGGACATCAGTAAGGTGACCCGGGCCCAGGCCAAGGCCCTGACTCGAAAGATGCAGATGATCTTTCAGGACCCCTACGCCTCTCTGAATCCCTTTTTCACCGTAGGCGAGATCATCGCGGAGGGCCTGGAGCTGCATAAGCTTTGCGCCAATGCCAAGGAGCGGCGGGAGCGGGTGTATGAGCTGCTGAACATGGTAGGCCTCAGCAAGGAGCACGCCAACCGATTCCCCCATGAGTTCTCCGGAGGCCAGCGCCAGCGGGTGGGTATCGCCCGGGCGCTGGCATTGAACCCGGAATTTATCGTCTGTGATGAGCCCATCTCCGCCCTGGATGTGTCCATCCAGGCCCAGGTGGTCAATATGCTGATGAAGTTTCAGCGGGAGCTGGGACTTACTTACCTGTTTATTGCCCACGATCTGTCCATGGTCCGCCACATCGCCGATGAGACGGCTGTCATGTATCTGGGCACCATGGTGGAATACGGCCCTACGGAGGAGGTTTACGGCCATCCGGCCCATCCATATACCCAGGGTCTGCTCTCGGCAGTGCCGGTGGCCGACCCAGACTACGAAAAGACCCACCACCGCATCCCTATGGAGGGCGAGGTGCCCAGCCCCATCGACCCCAAACCGGGCTGCCGTTTCTGCGGCCGTTGTCCCCGGGCTACCGAGCAGTGCCGCACGCAGACGCCCGCGCCCAAGGACCTGAGCGGCGGACATTTTGCCGCTTGTCATCATCTGGATTAGGAGGAACACTACCAATGAATACAACAGAAATGGTTCAAATTGCCCTGGATCTGGCCCAACTGCAGGAACTGCCTCTGGATTCCTCCGTCTCGGTTCCAGGGGAGAATATCACCCGCGTGCTGGCGGGCATTGATATGGGTGCTGCCGAGCTGACTCTGGCCCGCCAGCTGGGCTATGACTGTGTGGCCAGGCACCATAACATGGTGCCCCGCCTGGGTAAGCTGGGAGAGCTGGTTGCCCAAAGCCACTATGAGAAGCTGGTACACTATGGTGTGCCCGTCAACGTAGCCCAAAAGCTGCTGGAGCACCGCAAGCGGGCTACGGAGATCATGTTTCACGGCTCCAACCTGGACGGGGGGCCGTCTGTGGCCCGGCTGCTGGGGATGCCATATCTGGGCCTGCACACCCCC
This window harbors:
- a CDS encoding oligopeptide ABC transporter ATPase component, giving the protein MSDAILQVSNLEKHFRVGRGKILRAVDNVSFAIQRGKTLGLVGESGCGKTTVGRTLLRIYEPDGGTIVFDGQDISKVTRAQAKALTRKMQMIFQDPYASLNPFFTVGEIIAEGLELHKLCANAKERRERVYELLNMVGLSKEHANRFPHEFSGGQRQRVGIARALALNPEFIVCDEPISALDVSIQAQVVNMLMKFQRELGLTYLFIAHDLSMVRHIADETAVMYLGTMVEYGPTEEVYGHPAHPYTQGLLSAVPVADPDYEKTHHRIPMEGEVPSPIDPKPGCRFCGRCPRATEQCRTQTPAPKDLSGGHFAACHHLD